The Candidatus Methylomirabilis lanthanidiphila DNA segment TAATACTCACAATGCCTACAGGCTTACCGATTCCCAGGCCGACCATCACGGCCACCGCAACGGGTTCGCGAAAGTCTGTAACGTTGATGGAGACCCCGGCATTGGCCAACGCAAAGAGGGGCATGATCACAAAGCTCACCCATGGGTGCAGCGCGGTCTCAAGCCGTTCAAGTGGAGACAAGACCTCTCGTGCCGCCACCTGGATCTTACGCAACGCCGCGTGGTTCTTCCCATCATTACTCCAGCGTTCCCCTTCAACATACGCAGTAAACTGCTGGACGATCGCGTGCAAGCGGCCCGCACTGACCCACACATGGGCCGGTGTAAGCAGTCCCAAAATGACTCCGGCAATCGTGGCATGGACCCCGGATGCATGGAACGCCAACCATATCACCATGCCGACGATGCAATAGATCGGGATACTCCGCACGCCAAGACGAGCCAGCCCTCTCACGACACCAAGACCCAGCAAGCCCGCAAACAGTGCAGCGACATTGAGCTGGCCAGTATAGCCGATAGCAATGACCAGGATGGCGCCGATGTCGTCAGCAATTGCGAGCGACAGGAGAACAATACGCAAGCCCTGTGGGACTCGTGTCCCCAAGATCGCCAGACAACCAACAACAAACGCGATGTCGGTCGCCATGGGAATCCCCCAGCCGCGCTCGCCGGGCTGTCCGAGTTGGCCTGCGAGATAGAGACTAGCCGGGACGACCATGCCACCGGCCGCTGCAATGATGGGGAGCGCGGCCGTTCGCAGGTCTCTGAGCTCCCCAAGCACTAATTCACGTTTGACCTCTAAGCCAACCACGAAAAAGAAAATCGCCATAAGGCCGTCGTTAATCCAATGC contains these protein-coding regions:
- a CDS encoding sodium:proton antiporter, with the protein product NPQRLSAVDSAAVALANGVDENLCAAGLNLSGFIPSQQDQMKGYHMLQQPQQSDDLARLPAKPVDRIIEPLARFLRIEAASGLLLLFVTAIALGLANSPFADAFLSLWKTPLGLTLGAFELNHSLKHWINDGLMAIFFFVVGLEVKRELVLGELRDLRTAALPIIAAAGGMVVPASLYLAGQLGQPGERGWGIPMATDIAFVVGCLAILGTRVPQGLRIVLLSLAIADDIGAILVIAIGYTGQLNVAALFAGLLGLGVVRGLARLGVRSIPIYCIVGMVIWLAFHASGVHATIAGVILGLLTPAHVWVSAGRLHAIVQQFTAYVEGERWSNDGKNHAALRKIQVAAREVLSPLERLETALHPWVSFVIMPLFALANAGVSINVTDFREPVAVAVMVGLGIGKPVGIVSISWLAVRVGIAKLPEGVSWSVLAAGGILAGIGFTMALFIAGLALEGALLNAAKVGILSGSALCAVIGSLLLLWLLPKPVFLKGRTVSARHRAGDF